The genomic interval ATGTACCAAGAAACAGTGCTGCTGAAATCTGGACACAGATTAATGCGGATATCGATTTTGCTGTGGCTAATGCCCAACCATTTAGCAGTACAGGTACGAAGAAAGTGTCTCAGGAGGCTGCCAAGGCTTTTAAGGCTCGTGTACTTTTAGCCCAAGGGAAGAAAGAAGAAGCAGCTACCTTGGCAGAGTCGGTGATCGCTTCTGTGGGAGCTATCGACTCCGATTACGGTCGCATTTTCAGAGACACTGATGCTTCTTCAGAGATCATCTTTGCTTTTGCAAACCTGAAAACTGAAAGTAACCTGCGCATGTCGGCTTTATTTTGGCCATACGGTACAACCTGGGCCGGCTCATATTCAGTACAACCATCCGATTATGCAGCGGATGAACTTTATGATGACAAAGATGTTCGCGGCGACGTCAACATCCAAACGATTGTTAATGCTGACGGCTCTTCGAATACCATTGTGAGCAAGTACTGGGATGTACAGCCTTTGATTATCAGTCGGGTTTCAGAGCTTTACCTGATTGCCGCTGAAGGAAAAGGTCGCACAGAAGGTTTGACACACCTCAACGCTCTGCGCACCAAAAGAGGTCTGTCCGCCCTGACTGCAAGTGACGTTCCGAACGACGAAGTTTATCTGACCGAAGTGTTGGAAGAGCGCCGAAGAGAATTATTCAGCGAGGGTTTCTTATTCTACGATTTGGCCAGAACCGACCGTGCCATCAAGCTGCCGAATGTAAGCAGCAAGGATAAATATCTATTGCCGATACCAGGCGCGCAAGTGAGCCTTTCGGGTGGTGTCTTAGAACAAAATCCAAGTTATTAACGATAACGGAAGGTGGTGAATCAGGTCACCACCTTTTTTTGTCACTTTTTAGAAAGCTAACGTATGAAAAACACACATTTTGTTCCATTCCTGATTGTTGCTTTTGTTCTTAGTGCCTGTGGTGTTCAGCGAAATCTATCGTCACAACAGGCCTATCAGCAAGTTCTGAAAGACCCTGGCGGTTGGAAAAGCGAAATACTCAAAGATGGGTTGATCCATTACACCTATGAAGGCGAGTATGCACCTTTTAAGTCATCACAACGTGTAGATGTATTGCTTGTTGATCTGAGTAAAAATGCCCTGATCTTTGATGACAGTCGGCCGAACGACTCCCTGTCTTTGCGCGTGAATCGTTATGAAGGATCCCTGGCGGCAGTGAACGGCACCTATTATGAAATAGTAAAAACAGCAGAAGGTGATAGCTTATTTTCTTCCTTCTTTAAACAAAACGGAAAGATCAGTACCTCCGTTACCGTACCGGAAGATAACCGCTTGTTCTGGAAGCACGAAGGCGCGTTCTACTATGATCAGGAAAAAAATGAATGGAATATCATCTATGGTGATGCGGAAGCCTATGACAAGTTGCCCTATGCCAATGCAATGTCCGGTTCACCTATGCTCATTTATGACCACAAACCCGTAGGGGAGACATTTGCCAAAGAGCAGGGTGTACCGTTGGATAGTTTAGATTACGAACATCCTGACAGGCATCAAGGCGTTCGTCATCCGCGTACCGCCTTGGCCATTACAGATGAGAATTATTTGCTTATGATAACCGTTGACGGTCGTCGTACCCAAACAGCCGGTATGAGCGCGAAGGAGTTGACTCAGTTTATCAACCGCTATTTTAAGCCACGGCACGCACTGAACATTGATGGCGGCGGCTCAACGACCATGTGGATCAAGGATTCCGAGTCGCCCAACGGTGTAGTGAACTATCCGACCGACAATAAGCAATACGATCATTTTGGTCAACGCAGAATACGCAATGGCATTATTGTGATTGATAAATAACGGTTGGTTGACTGTTCGATGTTGAGATCGTCGACCGATCGATGCTGAAAGCTGTGTTTAATACGTTAGTTTGGCGATGCGGCCATCCGCACCAGCAAGCAGCGTCCAGGTTCCCTGACGAGCTTTGCGCGCTACATGGAAGCTTTTATCGGAAACTGACTTCCAGTTCAGGCCACCGTCGCCCGACCAGTCGACCCCCGATGTGCCAGTTGCCACTAAAGTTTGTGAATTAAGATATTCAACCGAAGAGCGGTACCCCAGGGTGCCGCTTTCTGGTTTCTGCCAGCTTTGTCCACCATCGTTGGTAATGAGTATAGCCTTCTCGGCTTGCTTGTCTTTTAGATAATCGCCACCAACGGCCACACCTTGCTTGTCATTGCGGAAAGCGAGCGAGAAAATCCCTGTACTGGAAGTCCCTTGAATAATAGGGCAGGGATAAGCCTTCCAATTCTTACCGAAATCTTTCGTCATCAGCAGTTGCGCCCTGCTGCCACCCGTCCCGATAGAAGCCACTCCATTTCCCAATGTCCGAATACCCGTTCCGCTAGCTGCAAAGCCCGCTTCACCTTCTTGCAGCAGACCTTTCGTGTTTTCGCTTAAATCCTGCCAGTTATGCCCACCATCGTTTGTGATCAGAATCTGCACAAAACCGTTGATGGGGTCACCATAAGCCATGCCATGTTTTTCATCCCAAAAGTCCATCCCATCGAAGAAAATGTCCGTATGCGTATTTTTATGTTTCTCTTGCCAGGTTCTACCACCATCTTCCGTCATCAGAATCACCAATGGTGAGCCCGCACTCATGACTATCGCCTTATCTTTCGAAAAGGCATAAATGCTACGAAAATCCGTGTTTTCCTGTCCCGGTACCTGTCGCCAGTGCCAATCCGTTCCACCATTTGATGAAACGGCCGTCCACCCATAACTAGCACTAACCCAAGCCGTTTGGTTGTCCACCACCGAAAGCCCACGGATACTAATACCTTCTTTCTGTGTCAGCATCTCGATCTCTGGTGTTTGCAGGGTTTTGGTTTCTGTCTGGCTGTCGGGATTTCCAGCAAAAGACTGTAGCACAAAGAGTAAGGGCAGAAGAATGTTGAGCATAGGTGATTGTTGCTTTTAAGTCGTTTAAAGCTATTTATTCAGCCAATTTACGTATTATTTCAGTAAAGCTATTTTTTCAAATTTTTAATTTGTGAATTCAAATATACTTCTTACATTTGCACACCCGCAAGGGAGTTCGGGGTGTAGCGTAGCCCGGTATCGCGCCACATTTGGGATGTGGAGGTCGTAGGTTCGAATCCTGCCACCCCGACGGAAACCAGTTCATCTGGATCCGAAAGCCTCTAAATCATATGATTTAGAGGCTTTTTTGCTTTTAAACAGTTCATATTAATTCGTTTCAATCCATACCTTCTGAGAACTATCAGGTGACCTCTTTTATTTTATTAAATTAGGTCACCAGAAAGGGTTTAACTTATTGATTCATAGCAACATAATCAATAATATTTAGACTCATATAGATCAGAAAGAATTACTTTTTTTGGCTTTTCTGGTGACCTGTCTGGACAAATAGTTCATATCAGTCTATGTTAAACTTTAAAAAATAGTGTATGAGATCAGCAAACACTTTCGGTGTTCATTTCATTCTTCGGATGAACAAAGAAAAAAACGGAATCGCTCCAATTTATGTAAGGATTGCAGTAAACGGGGCAAGAATTGAGATGTCCTTGAAGAAAAAAGTAAAAGTTTCCGATTGGAATTCTTCAAGAGGACTTCCAAAAGCAAAGAACACAGACCTCAAAATTCTAAATGGATTTCTTGAACAAGTAAGAGGCGTCCTGTCGGGGTATTACCAAGAAATGGTCATGGCCAAGAAGCTAATCACTCCTGAGGCAATCAAGAATATGTATTTGGGAGAAGTGGAACAGGAAAACACGCTTCAATCCTTGATAGAGTATCACAACTTGCATATGAAAGAGGTCCTCGCATATGGGACACTTAAGAACTATTTTACGACAGCTAAGTACCTCAAGAGATTTGTGTTACAGCAATTCAAGAAGCCAGACATCTACCTCTCCGAACTAGACTATAAATTCATTACACAATTCGAGTACTTTTTGCGAACCTATGAACCGACCGATCACCATAAAGGAATGGCAAACAATGGCGTGATGAAGCATCTGGAAAGGTTCCGTAAGATGGTACGCTTAGGCGTGAAACTCGGCTGGATGGAAAAGAACCCATTCGAACTTTACAAACTTAAGATGCAAAAGGTTGAACGCGACTTTCTGACCAGCGAGGAGCTGTCAAGAATTGAGAAAAAGGATTTTTCGGTACAACGGATCCAGTATGCCAAAGATCTTTTTGTTTTCAGCTGCTACACCGGCATTGCCTATATCGACGTGATGCAGTTAACCCCTGATAATATTCTCCTTGGAACCGATGGAAATCGTTGGATCAAAACTATGCGTGAAAAAACCGAAACGTCAGTGAATGTCCCTATCCTTCCAAAGGCCGCTGCCATCATAGAAAAATACAAAAATAATCCCCGGGCAATTGCACAGGGTACAATGTTCCCTGTAATTTCAAACCAAAAGCTGAATAGCTATCTAAAAGAAGTGGCCGATCTATGCGGCATAAAAAAGCATTTGACTTTTCATTTAGCGAGACACACCTTCGCTACGTCGGTGACCTTGTCTAACGGAGTTCCTATTGAGACGGTCAGTAAAATGCTTGGGCATACCACCATCCGAACGACCCAGATATATGCCAAGGTAGTTGAGCAGAAGGTTAGTCAGGATATGGCGAATCTTAGGAATCGTTTGGAGGAAAATGAACAGATAGCATTGAAAGTTTTGAAAGGGAGCGCATTATGAATCAGATAGATAATAACTTATTCAAATCCATTACGGATTTGATCGAGGAAGCGAGAAGTTTCGCTGCGAAGCAAGTCAATACGATCTTAGTGTTTATCTATTATGATATTTTTTGCAAGCTGCTGAAATGCCCACCCTAAAATATCTGCCTCGGGTTGCTTAAGGGAAATAATTTTTTTGCCTTCCATTGTTATTGTATTGATATAGCCGAAAGGAGCTTTGTTGGGATATCTGCCCATTAGTTTTGCTCGATGAATACCGGCTGCTGTATTCAATGCTCTTCTACTATTTTCTGCCTCCGGTACGGATAGATAAACAGCAAGCATGACCGTGCTTTCTGGTACTGAAAGATCTAAAGGCTGATCAATAGCCATTGCTGTTGTCTTGTATTTTCGAAGTATCCCAAGCATCTCATAGGCGTATTCAATATTTCGGCTAAATCGATCCCATTTAATGAACAGTATCTGTTTGCTTTCCTTTGATGACTTGCTTTTGATCACTGTCATTAACTTTTTCCATTCAGGTCGGTTGAAGGTCTTGGCTGAGAAATCTTCACGATAGATATCCTTAACTTCAATATTGTTATTCTCACAGTATTTCAATAATCGATCCTCCTGCTCTGGCAAGGAGTATCCTCTCCTCTTTTGCTCGTCCGTGCTTACACGGATGTATAAATAGGCTGTTTTCATAGGTATAATGTATTTGTTCGTTATGTTTCCTAATGAATAAATATAGTGAAGCCTAATCTTGTAGGTTTCTAGCAATAGAATGATTTATGTTTTTGATTGCGAAAAGGGAGAGAATTAGGGCATTAATGCAAATAGGAACTCTAAGAAATATGGATTTCTAAACGATGAAAATTAATTTTGTAGCAAAGTCTTTAGGACTAAAAAAATCAATATCTTTACACCATATGCAATTTTTATGAGTAAAAAGGCAATTAATAGGTTGAAAGTAGTACTGGCAGAGAAGAATGTAAGTAGCAAATGGCTCGCAGAACAATTAGGAAAAAATGAAGCTACTATTTCAAGATGGTGTACTAATGCTGTTCAGCCCAGTTTGAAAACATTGGTAGAAATAGCAAATATTTTAAAAGTTAAACCGGCTGACTTAATCAATAATATTGAATTATAATCATGGATAATGTAAACAAGTTATTGGAACTAAAACAAAAATTATCAGAAGAAATCAAAAAAGAAAATTCTGATAATAA from Pedobacter indicus carries:
- a CDS encoding phosphodiester glycosidase family protein; this encodes MKNTHFVPFLIVAFVLSACGVQRNLSSQQAYQQVLKDPGGWKSEILKDGLIHYTYEGEYAPFKSSQRVDVLLVDLSKNALIFDDSRPNDSLSLRVNRYEGSLAAVNGTYYEIVKTAEGDSLFSSFFKQNGKISTSVTVPEDNRLFWKHEGAFYYDQEKNEWNIIYGDAEAYDKLPYANAMSGSPMLIYDHKPVGETFAKEQGVPLDSLDYEHPDRHQGVRHPRTALAITDENYLLMITVDGRRTQTAGMSAKELTQFINRYFKPRHALNIDGGGSTTMWIKDSESPNGVVNYPTDNKQYDHFGQRRIRNGIIVIDK
- a CDS encoding helix-turn-helix domain-containing protein produces the protein MSKKAINRLKVVLAEKNVSSKWLAEQLGKNEATISRWCTNAVQPSLKTLVEIANILKVKPADLINNIEL
- a CDS encoding recombinase family protein; this encodes MKTAYLYIRVSTDEQKRRGYSLPEQEDRLLKYCENNNIEVKDIYREDFSAKTFNRPEWKKLMTVIKSKSSKESKQILFIKWDRFSRNIEYAYEMLGILRKYKTTAMAIDQPLDLSVPESTVMLAVYLSVPEAENSRRALNTAAGIHRAKLMGRYPNKAPFGYINTITMEGKKIISLKQPEADILGWAFQQLAKNIIIDKH
- a CDS encoding WD40/YVTN/BNR-like repeat-containing protein, with protein sequence MLNILLPLLFVLQSFAGNPDSQTETKTLQTPEIEMLTQKEGISIRGLSVVDNQTAWVSASYGWTAVSSNGGTDWHWRQVPGQENTDFRSIYAFSKDKAIVMSAGSPLVILMTEDGGRTWQEKHKNTHTDIFFDGMDFWDEKHGMAYGDPINGFVQILITNDGGHNWQDLSENTKGLLQEGEAGFAASGTGIRTLGNGVASIGTGGSRAQLLMTKDFGKNWKAYPCPIIQGTSSTGIFSLAFRNDKQGVAVGGDYLKDKQAEKAILITNDGGQSWQKPESGTLGYRSSVEYLNSQTLVATGTSGVDWSGDGGLNWKSVSDKSFHVARKARQGTWTLLAGADGRIAKLTY
- a CDS encoding site-specific integrase; translation: MRSANTFGVHFILRMNKEKNGIAPIYVRIAVNGARIEMSLKKKVKVSDWNSSRGLPKAKNTDLKILNGFLEQVRGVLSGYYQEMVMAKKLITPEAIKNMYLGEVEQENTLQSLIEYHNLHMKEVLAYGTLKNYFTTAKYLKRFVLQQFKKPDIYLSELDYKFITQFEYFLRTYEPTDHHKGMANNGVMKHLERFRKMVRLGVKLGWMEKNPFELYKLKMQKVERDFLTSEELSRIEKKDFSVQRIQYAKDLFVFSCYTGIAYIDVMQLTPDNILLGTDGNRWIKTMREKTETSVNVPILPKAAAIIEKYKNNPRAIAQGTMFPVISNQKLNSYLKEVADLCGIKKHLTFHLARHTFATSVTLSNGVPIETVSKMLGHTTIRTTQIYAKVVEQKVSQDMANLRNRLEENEQIALKVLKGSAL
- a CDS encoding RagB/SusD family nutrient uptake outer membrane protein, whose product is MLHKFKIKQVFALILIVSLFGCSKELDQQPESAVSPDQISASNIGFFLNGLYRESMPARNNYVLNDTRGGNYTWTALSGVNGVFGVMITGNNVDDRLGFSSSIWSHAYANIYNANIIIEAADRLSEEADLSVVKAEASYLRAFLYYQLVTNFGGVPLILSNTTDNVPRNSAAEIWTQINADIDFAVANAQPFSSTGTKKVSQEAAKAFKARVLLAQGKKEEAATLAESVIASVGAIDSDYGRIFRDTDASSEIIFAFANLKTESNLRMSALFWPYGTTWAGSYSVQPSDYAADELYDDKDVRGDVNIQTIVNADGSSNTIVSKYWDVQPLIISRVSELYLIAAEGKGRTEGLTHLNALRTKRGLSALTASDVPNDEVYLTEVLEERRRELFSEGFLFYDLARTDRAIKLPNVSSKDKYLLPIPGAQVSLSGGVLEQNPSY